A region from the Musa acuminata AAA Group cultivar baxijiao chromosome BXJ1-10, Cavendish_Baxijiao_AAA, whole genome shotgun sequence genome encodes:
- the LOC135596289 gene encoding DNA repair RAD52-like protein 1, mitochondrial isoform X4, translating to MASFVRTRLCDRRASAVSRSYAVAADARPSSASPNSANERPAALKPATVDEEEVPTSGICRPLSEILRELNKKVPDLLIRTRVENGVATRHIPWHFINRILNVHAPEWSGEIRSIVYSTDGSSVSVSEEL from the exons ATGGCGAGCTTTGTCCGAACCCGCCTCTGCGACCGCCGCGCGTCCGCGGTCTCTCGCTCCTACGCCGTTGCGGCCGACGCCAGACCTTCTTCCGCCTCGCCCAACTCGGCGAACGAGAGACCTGCCGCGCTGAAGCCGGCGACGGTGGATGAAGAGGAGGTCCCCACGTCGGGCATCTGCCGCCCCCTTTCGGAGATCCTCAGGGAGCTTAACAAGAAGGTCCCGGATTTGCTCATCAGGACCCGCGTAGAAAACGGCGTGGCCACCAGACACATCCCTTG GCACTTCATCAATCGAATTCTGAATGTACATGCTCCTG AATGGTCTGGTGAGATTCGAAGCATTGTGTATTCAACGGATGGGAGTTCAGTCTCAGTCTCTGAG GAACTGTAA
- the LOC135596289 gene encoding DNA repair RAD52-like protein 1, mitochondrial isoform X1: MASFVRTRLCDRRASAVSRSYAVAADARPSSASPNSANERPAALKPATVDEEEVPTSGICRPLSEILRELNKKVPDLLIRTRVENGVATRHIPWHFINRILNVHAPEWSGEIRSIVYSTDGSSVSVSEDKWVHATPMNFPQKTC; the protein is encoded by the exons ATGGCGAGCTTTGTCCGAACCCGCCTCTGCGACCGCCGCGCGTCCGCGGTCTCTCGCTCCTACGCCGTTGCGGCCGACGCCAGACCTTCTTCCGCCTCGCCCAACTCGGCGAACGAGAGACCTGCCGCGCTGAAGCCGGCGACGGTGGATGAAGAGGAGGTCCCCACGTCGGGCATCTGCCGCCCCCTTTCGGAGATCCTCAGGGAGCTTAACAAGAAGGTCCCGGATTTGCTCATCAGGACCCGCGTAGAAAACGGCGTGGCCACCAGACACATCCCTTG GCACTTCATCAATCGAATTCTGAATGTACATGCTCCTG AATGGTCTGGTGAGATTCGAAGCATTGTGTATTCAACGGATGGGAGTTCAGTCTCAGTCTCTGAG GACAAATGGGTGCATGCAACTCCGATGAATTTTCCACAGAAAACCTGCTAG
- the LOC135596289 gene encoding DNA repair RAD52-like protein 1, mitochondrial isoform X2, whose amino-acid sequence MASFVRTRLCDRRASAVSRSYAVAADARPSSASPNSANERPAALKPATVDEEEVPTSGICRPLSEILRELNKKVPDLLIRTRVENGVATRHIPWHFINRILNVHAPEWSGEIRSIVYSTDGSSVSVSEVHFHQTLQI is encoded by the exons ATGGCGAGCTTTGTCCGAACCCGCCTCTGCGACCGCCGCGCGTCCGCGGTCTCTCGCTCCTACGCCGTTGCGGCCGACGCCAGACCTTCTTCCGCCTCGCCCAACTCGGCGAACGAGAGACCTGCCGCGCTGAAGCCGGCGACGGTGGATGAAGAGGAGGTCCCCACGTCGGGCATCTGCCGCCCCCTTTCGGAGATCCTCAGGGAGCTTAACAAGAAGGTCCCGGATTTGCTCATCAGGACCCGCGTAGAAAACGGCGTGGCCACCAGACACATCCCTTG GCACTTCATCAATCGAATTCTGAATGTACATGCTCCTG AATGGTCTGGTGAGATTCGAAGCATTGTGTATTCAACGGATGGGAGTTCAGTCTCAGTCTCTGAGGTACATTTTCATCAGACCTTGCAAATTTAG
- the LOC135596289 gene encoding DNA repair RAD52-like protein 1, mitochondrial isoform X3, whose translation MASFVRTRLCDRRASAVSRSYAVAADARPSSASPNSANERPAALKPATVDEEEVPTSGICRPLSEILRELNKKVPDLLIRTRVENGVATRHIPWHFINRILNVHAPEWSGEIRSIVYSTDGSSVSVSEVAQLQQQE comes from the exons ATGGCGAGCTTTGTCCGAACCCGCCTCTGCGACCGCCGCGCGTCCGCGGTCTCTCGCTCCTACGCCGTTGCGGCCGACGCCAGACCTTCTTCCGCCTCGCCCAACTCGGCGAACGAGAGACCTGCCGCGCTGAAGCCGGCGACGGTGGATGAAGAGGAGGTCCCCACGTCGGGCATCTGCCGCCCCCTTTCGGAGATCCTCAGGGAGCTTAACAAGAAGGTCCCGGATTTGCTCATCAGGACCCGCGTAGAAAACGGCGTGGCCACCAGACACATCCCTTG GCACTTCATCAATCGAATTCTGAATGTACATGCTCCTG AATGGTCTGGTGAGATTCGAAGCATTGTGTATTCAACGGATGGGAGTTCAGTCTCAGTCTCTGAG
- the LOC135596289 gene encoding DNA repair RAD52-like protein 1, mitochondrial isoform X5 — translation MASFVRTRLCDRRASAVSRSYAVAADARPSSASPNSANERPAALKPATVDEEEVPTSGICRPLSEILRELNKKVPDLLIRTRVENGVATRHIPWHFINRILNVHAPEWSGEIRSIVYSTDGSSVSVSEED, via the exons ATGGCGAGCTTTGTCCGAACCCGCCTCTGCGACCGCCGCGCGTCCGCGGTCTCTCGCTCCTACGCCGTTGCGGCCGACGCCAGACCTTCTTCCGCCTCGCCCAACTCGGCGAACGAGAGACCTGCCGCGCTGAAGCCGGCGACGGTGGATGAAGAGGAGGTCCCCACGTCGGGCATCTGCCGCCCCCTTTCGGAGATCCTCAGGGAGCTTAACAAGAAGGTCCCGGATTTGCTCATCAGGACCCGCGTAGAAAACGGCGTGGCCACCAGACACATCCCTTG GCACTTCATCAATCGAATTCTGAATGTACATGCTCCTG AATGGTCTGGTGAGATTCGAAGCATTGTGTATTCAACGGATGGGAGTTCAGTCTCAGTCTCTGAG
- the LOC135596290 gene encoding leghemoglobin reductase-like isoform X1, whose protein sequence is MASLARRRAGDVFRPEAVRRAAVFCRGFAAAADENDVVVIGGGPGGYVAAIKAAQLGLKTTCIEKRGTLGGTCLNVGCIPSKIDVEAACEAVDEDEHDYTQQHVGGEVEQNPEHKGDRRVDDTGVEDGHRGRYVYYMRY, encoded by the exons ATGGCGAGCTTGGCGAGGCGGAGGGCTGGAGATGTTTTCCGGCCGGAGGCGGTGCGCCGAGCTGCCGTGTTCTGCCGGGGATTCGCGGCGGCGGCGGACGAGAACGACGTGGTAGTGATCGGCGGCGGGCCCGGTGGGTACGTGGCGGCTATCAAGGCCGCGCAGTTGGGGCTCAAGACGACCTGCATCGAGAAGCGGGGGACGCTCGGTGGCACCTGCCTTAACGTCGGATGCATCCCCTCGAAG ATAGATGTAGAGGCCGCCTGCGAAGCAGTCGATGAAGACGAACATGACTACACGCAACAGCATGTCGGCGGTGAGGTGGAGCAGAATCCGGAGCACAAAGGCGACCGCCGAGTAGACGATACGGGCGTAGAAGACGGGCACCGCGGTCGATATGTGTATTATATGAGATATTAA
- the LOC135596290 gene encoding uncharacterized protein LOC135596290 isoform X2 — translation MASLARRRAGDVFRPEAVRRAAVFCRGFAAAADENDVVVIGGGPGGYVAAIKAAQLGLKTTCIEKRGTLGGTCLNVGCIPSKVDRCRGRLRSSR, via the exons ATGGCGAGCTTGGCGAGGCGGAGGGCTGGAGATGTTTTCCGGCCGGAGGCGGTGCGCCGAGCTGCCGTGTTCTGCCGGGGATTCGCGGCGGCGGCGGACGAGAACGACGTGGTAGTGATCGGCGGCGGGCCCGGTGGGTACGTGGCGGCTATCAAGGCCGCGCAGTTGGGGCTCAAGACGACCTGCATCGAGAAGCGGGGGACGCTCGGTGGCACCTGCCTTAACGTCGGATGCATCCCCTCGAAG GTAGATAGATGTAGAGGCCGCCTGCGAAGCAGTCGATGA
- the LOC103969964 gene encoding aminopeptidase M1-like, which produces MAEGQCIERFKSQPRLPGFAIPRRYDLFLRPDLSSCKFAGSAQIAVDVVDDTRFLILNAADLDIDGGSVWFRNPSSSKEVRPSEVVLVEDDEILVLQFDEFLPRGSGVLGIGFQGTLNDRMKGFYRSVYEHNGEKKNMAVTQFEPADARRCFPCWDEPAFKATFKMTLEVPSDTIALSNMPVMEEKLDGLVKTLSFQESPIMSTYLVALVIGLFDYVEASTSDGIKVRVYCQVGKSSQGKFALDVAVKTLDLYKKYFAVPYSLPKLDMVAIPDFAAGAMENYGLVTYRETALLFDDRHSAASNRQRVAVVVAHELAHQWFGNLVTMEWWTHLWLNEGFATWVSYLAADSLFPEWKVWTQFLDETTMGLRLDALAESHPIEVDINHASEIDEIFDAISYKKGASVIRMLQSYLGAECFQRSLASYIKKFACSNAKTEDLWAVLEEESGEPVNMLMNSWTKQKGYPVVYAKVNNGNLQLEQTQFLSSGCEGNVQWIVPITLCCGSYASQKKFLLKTKSEKLDVPELFNPENQKISGSVWIKLNVDQTGFYRVKYDDELAAGLRHAIEANQLSPTDRFGVLDDSFALCMACKQTLSSLLSLMASFSEEDEYTVLSQMITISYKVISTAADATPELLADIKQFLINLLWHSAEKLGWDPKSNEGHLDAMLRGELLTSLAELGHDITTKEAVRRFYAFLDDRNTSLLPPDIRKAVYVAVMQTVNSSNKLGYESLLRVYRETDLSQEKGRILSALASSPDPAVVLDALNFLLSSEVRNQDAVFGLAGISKEGRDVAWVWLKENWDHISKTWGSGFLITRFISSIVSPFNSDEKANEIEEFFASRTKPSITRTVKQSIERVRNNAKWVKSIGSEQSLGDIVKELADNKLHPSL; this is translated from the exons ATGGCGGAGGGTCAGTGCATCGAGCGCTTCAAATCGCAACCGCGCCTCCCCGGATTCGCCATTCCGAGGCGATATGATCTCTTCCTCAGGCCCGATCTCTCCTCCTGCAAGTTCGCCGGGTCCGCCCAGATCGCCGTCGACGTCGTCGACGACACCAGGTTCTTGATCCTCAACGCCGCCGACCTTGACATCGATGGCGGCTCCGTATGGTTTAGGAATCCGAGCTCCTCTAAG GAGGTCCGGCCGTCGGAGGTCGTTCTGGTGGAGGACGATGAGATCTTGGTGCTCCAGTTTGATGAGTTTCTTCCCCGTGGTAGCGGCGTCTTAGGTATTGGCTTTCAAGGAACGCTGAACGATAGGATGAAAGGGTTCTATAGGAG CGTGTATGAGCATAATGGGGAGAAAAAGAACATGGCTGTCACTCAGTTCGAACCTGCTGATGCTCGACGATGTTTCCCGTGTTGGGATGAGCCCGCCTTTAAG GCCACATTTAAAATGACATTGGAAGTGCCATCTGATACCATAGCTTTGTCAAATATGCCCGTTATGGAAGAAAAGCTTGATGGCCTTGTCAAGACTCTTTCTTTTCAGGAATCACCGATTATGTCTACATATTTAGTAGCTCTTGTTATTGGCTTGTTTGATTATGTGGAAGCCTCAACCTCTGATG GGATAAAGGTTCGAGTGTACTGTCAAGTTGGGAAGAGTAGCCAAGGAAAGTTCGCTTTAGACGTTGCTGTGAAGACACTGGATTTATATAAAAA ATACTTTGCTGTCCCATACTCACTTCCAAAATTGGATATGGTTGCTATTCCTGATTTTGCTGCTGGGGCTATGGAGAACTATGGTTTGGTCACATATCGAGAAACAGCATTGCTGTTTGATGATCGCCACTCTGCAGCCTCAAATAGACAACGG GTGGCTGTTGTTGTAGCTCATGAGCTTGCACACCAGTGGTTTGGGAATCTTGTAACAATGGAATGGTGGACTCACTTATGGCTAAATGAGGGGTTTGCGACATGG GTCAGCTATCTAGCAGCAGACTCCTTGTTTCCTGAATGGAAAGTTTGGACCCAATTTCTTGATGAGACCACCATGGGGCTTAGATTGGATGCACTTGCTGAATCTCATCCTATCGAG GTTGATATAAATCATGCCAGTGAGATTGATGAAATTTTTGATGCTATAAGCTATAAAAAGGGAGCCTCTGTTATTAGGATGTTGCAAAGTTACCTTGGCGCTGAGTGCTTTCAG AGGTCATTGGCTTCATACATAAAAAAATTTGCCTGTTCAAATGCGAAGACTGAAGATCTATGGGCTGTTCTTGAAGAGGAATCAGGTGAACCAGTAAATATGTTGATGAATTCTTGGACAAAGCAGAAAGGTTATCCTGTTGTTTATGCAAAAGTTAACAATGGGAACTTGCAACTTGAGCAG ACACAGTTTTTGTCAAGTGGGTGCGAAGGGAATGTACAATGGATTGTCCCTATTACATTATGTTGTGGTTCATATGCATCTCAGAAGAAGTTCCTATTGAAAACAAAATCTGAGAAGTTGGATGTGCCAGAACTGTTCAATCCAGAAAATCAGAAGATAAGTGGAAGTGTCTGGATTAAATTAAATGTTGACCAAACAGGCTTCTATAGGGTGAAATATGATGATGAACTTGCAGCAGGACTAAGACATGCAATAGAGGCTAATCAACTTTCTCCAACAGATAGATTTG GTGTTTTGGATGATTCATTTGCCCTTTGTATGGCTTGTAAGCAAACATTGTCATCTTTGCTGTCTCTGATGGCCTCCTTCTCAGAAGAGGATGAATATACTGTTCTTTCTCAAATGATCACT ATTAGTtacaaagttattagtactgctgcTGATGCCACTCCAGAGTTGCTCGCGGACATCAAACAGTTCTTGATCAACCTTCTCTGGCATTCCGCAGA GAAGCTAGGTTGGGATCCCAAAAGCAATGAAGGCCACTTGGATGCAATGTTAAGGGGAGAGTTGTTGACCTCTCTTGCAGAATTGGGGCATGATATTACTACTAAAGAAGCAGTCAGACGTTTTTATGCCTTCCTAGATGACAGAAATACATCACTTCTTCCTCCAGATATAAGGAAG GCTGTATATGTTGCTGTGATGCAGACTGTCAACAGTTCGAACAAACTAGGATATGAATCTCTTCTGAGGGTTTACAGAGAAACTGATCTAAGCCAAGAAAAAGGCCGTATATTAA GTGCCCTAGCATCCAGTCCTGATCCTGCTGTTGTTCTTGACGCCCTAAACTTTCTACTGTCTTCAGAG GTTCGGAATCAAGATGCTGTTTTTGGGCTTGCTGGAATTAGTAAAGAAGGGCGAGATGTTGCATGGGTGTGGCTGAAG GAAAACTGGGATCACATTTCAAAGACATGGGGCTCTGGATTTCTGATCACCCGCTTTATCAGTTCCATCGTGTCACCG TTCAACTCGGATGAGAAAGCCAATGAAATAGAAGAATTTTTTGCAAGCCGGACTAAACCTTCCATCACCAGAACGGTGAAGCAAAGCATTGAGCGAGTCAGAAACAATGCAAAGTGGGTTAAGAGCATCGGGAGCGAGCAGTCGCTTGGAGACATTGTGAAGGAGCTTGCAGACAACAAGTTGCACCCATCGCTTTGA
- the LOC103969441 gene encoding uncharacterized protein LOC103969441, which produces MESDHRDRAPSPPPQARGDEHDLLTWLLNNPLQAFALLFLTFNVAVSARTSLGDPSTLSFVLFSYVDLLLLFFLLRKFEQLGPGDSPEKRRRMKAAVWLLTAALVLGFSWRVAGIMPWSLAAVVWVMGGSVILSGFYGLFLYKEPM; this is translated from the coding sequence ATGGAAAGTGATCATCGTGATCGAgcaccatcaccaccacctcAAGCAAGAGGTGACGAACATGATCTCCTCACTTGGCTCTTAAACAACCCGCTGCAGGCCTTCGCCCTGCTCTTCCTCACCTTTAACGTGGCCGTCTCCGCCCGCACGTCCCTCGGCGACCCCTCCACGCTGTCCTTCGTGCTGTTCTCCTACGTCGACCTACTcctgctcttcttcctcctcaggaAGTTCGAGCAGCTCGGCCCCGGTGACTCGCCGGAGAAGAGAAGGCGGATGAAGGCGGCCGTGTGGCTGCTGACCGCCGCGCTGGTACTTGGTTTCAGCTGGAGAGTTGCCGGAATCATGCCGTGGAGCTTGGCCGCTGTGGTCTGGGTCATGGGAGGCTCGGTCATCCTTTCTGGCTTCTATGGCCTCTTCCTGTACAAGGAACCTATGTAG